From Ammospiza caudacuta isolate bAmmCau1 chromosome 23, bAmmCau1.pri, whole genome shotgun sequence, one genomic window encodes:
- the LOC131567473 gene encoding endothelial cell-selective adhesion molecule-like, which translates to MGALRRAALALAALLGVSLAVLEVHVGTSLVFSVEGQQAVLPVWYSSHSHQEPYITWMLNKKPAPFQILSVIGGVVKVEETDLKSRVGFLHPIETRNISLLINATREQDSGQYMCTVNVVDDIIRMHKNVGLINLTVLVPPATPTCQLHGNAIVGANVTLSCSSKKGKPSPMYQWQREPPTLQVFFPPAQDRAKGTLKLTNLSLEMSGVYVCRAENQAGSENCSIVLEVQSTSTKAVIAGAVLGSLGALATIIFFAQKFVGYRRKKRDSQEEGANEIKEDAVAPKTPSWPRRPASDTLSKTSTLSSIAGPRQGYGARAPSDTASILTSTGSYRGPPPRAGARPPSLSPPAANGTPRRRPEPPAAAAGALPPSSLARAGAVPVMVPAQSRAGSLV; encoded by the exons GTGTCTCCTTGGCCGTGCTGGAGGTGCACGTGGGGACGAGCCTGGTGTTCTCTGTGGAGgggcagcaggcagtgctgcctgtCTGGTACAGCAGCCACTCCCACCAAGAGCCCTACATCACCTGGATGCTGAACAAGAAACCTGCTCCCTTCCAG ATCCTGTCAGTCATAGGCGGGGTGGTGAAGGTGGAGGAGACAGATCTGAAGTCCCGTGTGGGGTTCCTGCACCCCATCGAGACCCGCAACATCTCGCTGCTCATCAACGCCACCCGTGAGCAAGACTCGGGTCAGTACATGTGCACTGTCAACGTGGTGGATGACATCATCAGGATGCACAAGAACGTCGGCCTCATCAACCTCACCGTGCTGG TGCCACCGGCCACCCCCACGTGCCAGCTGCATGGCAACGCCATCGTGGGGGCCAACGTCACCTTGAGCTGCTCCTCCAAGAAGGGGAAGCCCTCGCCCATGTACCAGTGGCAGCGCGAGCCGCCCACCCTGCAGGTCTTCTTTCCCCCTGCCCAGG ACCGGGCCAAGGGCACCCTCAAGCTGACCAACCTCTCCCTGGAAATGTCGGGGGTCTACGTCTGCAGGGCTGAAAACCAAGCAGGTTCTGAGAACTGCAGCATTGTCCTGGAGGTACAATCAA CAAGCACCAAAGCAGTCATCGCCGGCGCCGTGCTGGGCTCCCTGGGTGCCCTTGCCACCATCATCTTCTTTGCCCAGAAGTTTGTTGGCTACAGGAGGAAAAAACGTGACAGCCAGGAGGAAGGAGCCAACGAGATCAA GGAGGACGCCGTggcccccaaaaccccatcatGGCCAAGGAGGCCGGCCTCAGACACCCTGTCCAAAACCAGCACGCTGTCGTCCATCGCGGGCCCGCGGCAAGGCTACGGAGCCAGAGCCCCGTCCGACACCGCCTCCATCCTCACCAGCACCGGCAGCTACCGGGGCCCCCCTCCCCGGGCAGGGGCGCGGccccccagcctgtccccccCCGCCGCCAACGGGACCCCCCGGCGCCGCCCGGAGCCCCCCGCCGCTGCCGCGGGCGCGCTGCccccctccagcctggcacgGGCCGGAGCCGTGCCAGTCATGGTGCCAGCGCAGAGCCGAGCGGGCTCCTTGGTGTGA